The Accipiter gentilis chromosome Z, bAccGen1.1, whole genome shotgun sequence DNA window GAACAACAGGAAACTGCGTTTCCAAAATAAACAATGGATTTGAGACACATCAGAATTTAAGCAGTGGCTTACAGCGCAGCTTTACTGCTGTAAATAAGAAACACGCAGGTGGGGTCCACATGCCTGCTGTAGAGAGAGTGTTAAGTCGCGTAAGAGAGTATGAAGGTACTTACATTGCCATGTAATCATACAGCGCATTATCGCTGACCTCTgaaaaggctttattaaaaatCTCCCCATCTGGGAGTGATTTCCAATCAACGGATGTCCAAAAGGGGAGATCCCTCAGGAGAAAGTACCTCCACAACAACGGATCCTGCACAGCCGCCCTCCAATAACAACTCGTGCTTCCCAAATGGCACAAATcttggggggagaggaaggacatGATGTTCAGCTGCACGTCGATCTGAAAACCGCCGAGAGCAGCCGTTTAACCACTCGGGAATTAAGCAGTGAAGATGCAAGAGGTGGGATGCTGAGCTTCTccaccaccacaccccccccccccaccaccaccaccaccacccaccaaccCCTCGGAACCCACCCTGACCGGGCTCCACTCACCGGCAGCGCCTGCAGGGCGCTCACCTCCTCCGGGAGCGTTGGACGCGGGGGACCCGCGAACGCGGCGGTACCGCCGCGTTCGCGGGTCCCCCGCGTCCAACGCTCCCGGAGGACGCGGAGTCGACCCCGCACGGCAGCCTCCAAACCGCCCCGTTCCTCCGCTCCGCCGGCCGCCATTGAACGCCGAAGCCCCGCCGCCCCACGGAGCTACTGCGGCGGCGCCGGTGGGCGAGGCGGGGCGGAGGACGCGCAGTTCTCCTTCGCCCAgtgtaccggggggggggggggggggtgacggtAGTCGTTGGAGCTGTATGACGGGAGTTCTTTGAACGGACGTTTTTTAATGTAAGAGGAGCATACATTCTGAGAAGAAGAACGGTCAGACACTGGAGCAGAGACCAGCTCCCCAAGCGTGCTTTGCAGACACAAGGTTTCTTCCAGCACAGCTCAAGCCGCGGGTTTTAGTTGTGGGATGTCGCGAAGTAACGCaacatttcctttgctgttgttGTGTTCCACCCGCGGCCTCTTAAAGGCCCCTCACAGGCAGCCACATACTTCATTAGCATGTTTTTGCCCGTTTCTCGGAAATCCAGCGGCACGCTCTGTGATCTGCAGCCCGGGTCGCTGTTAGAGACGGCACCTATCGTCTCAAGGCTTTCCTGCCTCCCTTCTCCACACAGTCGCAGTCCCCAGTAGCACATTTCTCCACTGTACATCATTGCCAGTAAGTGAGTGTCACTAAATATACCTGCAAAGATAATGTAGATCAAGTACTTTATTGCTCCGTAATAAGCAAGTACACAGCTTGttaacttcaaaattattttttccagtaacagtggggggggggaatccaaaAAGGCAGTATAAGCTTATTAAAGAGGtacaccaaaacccccaaattttaaCCATGTGATGACCGACACTGCTCAGAAGAGAACCTGGATCAAGGCCTTGCTGATTTCTCTACCTGTTTTGCCCCTCCATAATGCTAAAATCTTAAAGATTGCATATAAATATTATTGTGATAATTGTGTTTTGCTATTTATCTTGGagaatttcagtgtttctttacAATGCATTAAGCGCAGGCATGactatgcatatttattttttaatacttctatGCCTGGCACAATTTAAGCCTCAAAGAAGATGCTGTTTGAGCATCATCTTAACTCAGGTTAACCAGCTTTGGTATTTGAATAGGAAGCTACATACATGTACAGGGTCATGGAGAAACAAATCCTGCTAAATAAATCTTTAACAAACCAGTTACTGAACTTGGCTCTGCATTGTGGAGCTGAATTGGAGCAGCACCACTTTCAGATGAAATTAAGCAAGAAGGTGCTCCATCCCCCCACAGCCAGAGCTGAGCTAGTTTGGAGTGTGTACAACGTGGACATCATGTTCTCAGCACCAGCTGTTTTACCCTACAGATCCCCTGCTGCTGCATCACCCTACCTGCAGCACACTGATGCAGCCTCAGATCCTCATGGAAATGCACTACACTAATACAACCTACATGAAGTGGAGACAGAATGAAAGTTTGCCAAATCTAACCAATTCTGCACATACTTTCTACCTGTGTGAAGTCAGTAATTCTGTGTTCCTATCTGCGTTCTCCTAGGTCTAAACAGGAAGACCAACATGGGAACATCCAGCATCCTCTGCAGTCATATTTGTGCTTTCAACATTTGTCAACTGACACCTGGAAGTTTGTAAAACACGCATGCCATGCATGAAACACCCATTGCCTCAGTTCTCTTTCCTCCAGTGCAcccaaacacacagagaaaatgagCACTGACACCTCCTAAAATCCATGAGTCAAAAGAAGGGGGACACTGCTGCCTGCTTATCTGTCCTAtctattttttgttgttctaaaAAGTGacagttttttaataaaaatgcagtcaaacaacaaaaatatgcaATAAAGCATTTCATAAAGTAGAGCAGTTGCTAAGAAGAGCAGGTTGTAGGGTTTTTGGGAGTTTGTTTTTGTCCGGTTTCTTTTTTACCTTCACTGAGTAATTTAGCTGTGTCTTTATCTTGAAGTGAGACATCTTCATTTAGCTGAAGAGGGCATCTAAAGCTAAGCATCTTCATCAGGTAGTGCACTCCATCATTAAGACACTGagtacagtgaaaaaaaaaaggagggaaaaaaccccaaacttttagATAAGTTCTGATTAATTTAATGATCGCCAGAAATACTTCCCACTATGAATTCCCCACAAccctatttaaaaggaaaaaaaccaagcagctgtACTTCATAAGCAAAGAGTCAAACTTTAAAAAGTGTATTCACATGCTCATATAACTTTAAAATCTCCTTTACCTTTTTAAATATGGCAATGTTTTCTTGTAGCCATTCACTCCTTTCTTTTGCTGTATGACAATGCATGTAAAGCAGGGCTCCTTTTCTCCAGTAAAGACATTCTAACAACTCTGCACCAAGGATGTTGATGGGCTGAAATAAAATCCAACAAACTGGGATAACCCAAAAGTAAACCATCTTAGCTACTCATATACACGCAAAATGTGTTATATTCAGTCTCTTAACTTTACAGGCTGTACTTAACAGTCACAGACACAAGCATGATGCTTTGGATTTAAACTGCCAAAAGCACATGGAATCATGAAATGTTAGCAAGAAAAACTGTGAACAGACAACAAGTCATTTGAGAAAATACTTTCAGGAATCGCTATTTAAATACAAGTAAGACTTGAAAGTTTTTCAAAAGATCTTAAATTCTGCCCATCAAAAATGCAAATACCACTACCctatttcagattttttatttttaaataatgaaataattaattcTCTGGCTGAATAACGTTAGTACTCACTTCTTCATTTATGCTGCACTCCCTCACTAGGTCTTCTggttctgaaagaacagaaataagtTCTTTAACTTTTTGCAGGGAAGATTCTTCTGGGAAATCTTCATCCACAAGCTGGTTTTCCTCAGAATACGTAATGTCTAAGACAGCCTATGAAAGCAAGAAGATACACAACATAAAAATGCTACCGGCAAAACAATCACATGGTGGTGTGCAGTAAGATACAAACTCGTTGCAGCTTATAAAACACGACAATTTTAAGGTAATTTTTAACATTTAGTTTACAAAAGCTGCAAGTTAAAAGTATTGCAAGATTGCCGACAGTGAACGTAAACTCAAacccctttctttctctgcagtaCCAGCACAATCATTATTGACTTCGAGTCATCATCTAATCCAGGCAAAAGCAGCCCTGCACTTTGTGGATGTTGACCACACACACCGAGTAAGAGGGATCGCCTCTCTGCTGCACCCTCTTTCCTACACCCAGCCATCTCCCATACCCTACAGAGTAGATTTTATTGAGTGGGAGCTCTTAAGGCTTTAAATATACTACCTGCGTATAGAGCTGCAAAAGCGTGGAAGGATGTTCTTTCCCTTCGTTACAGAGGTCCTTCAATTTGTCCAGAGTAGCGGA harbors:
- the RIMOC1 gene encoding RAB7A-interacting MON1-CCZ1 complex subunit 1 isoform X1, whose amino-acid sequence is MAEAGGAGSALRPRLAALGRRLAAPRGAGGDDTFLAKGSATLDKLKDLCNEGKEHPSTLLQLYTQAVLDITYSEENQLVDEDFPEESSLQKVKELISVLSEPEDLVRECSINEEPINILGAELLECLYWRKGALLYMHCHTAKERSEWLQENIAIFKKCLNDGVHYLMKMLSFRCPLQLNEDVSLQDKDTAKLLSEGIFSDTHLLAMMYSGEMCYWGLRLCGEGRQESLETIGAVSNSDPGCRSQSVPLDFRETGKNMLMKYVAACEGPLRGRGWNTTTAKEMLRYFATSHN
- the RIMOC1 gene encoding RAB7A-interacting MON1-CCZ1 complex subunit 1 isoform X2, whose protein sequence is MAEAGGAGSALRPRLAALGRRLAAPRGAGGDDTFLAKGSATLDKLKDLCNEGKEHPSTLLQLYTQAVLDITYSEENQLVDEDFPEESSLQKVKELISVLSEPEDLVRECSINEEPINILGAELLECLYWRKGALLYMHCHTAKERSEWLQENIAIFKKCLNDGVHYLMKMLSFRCPLQLNEDVSLQDKDTAKLLSEGCISVVHFHEDLRLHQCAAGRVMQQQGICRVKQLVLRT